The Orcinus orca chromosome 12, mOrcOrc1.1, whole genome shotgun sequence genome includes the window GCCGCCTGCCGGGCCGCGCCGGGGGACCGCTGGGTGGCCGCCTGCCGGACCGCGCCGGGGGACCGCTGGGTGGCCGCCTGCCGGACCGCGCCGGGGGACCGCTGGGTGGCCGTCTGCCGGACCGCGCAAGGGGACCGCTGGGTGGCCGCCTGCCGGACCGCGCCGGGGAACCGCTGAGTCCCGCCCTCCCGGGCTTCGCCGGGGCACAGATGGGTCGCCGCCTGTCGGACTGCACTGGGGGACCGCTGGGTGGCCGCCTCCCGGGCAGGAGGCTTCTCAGAGCCTGGAAGAAGAGCAAAGAGAGGAGGTCGCACCTGTGTCCCACATACTCTCCACATAAGGAGTTACCCCTTCGGGCTGCAGGGCTGGGAGCCCGGAATCTGAGAGAACGAGGTCAATTTGCTCCTCTGGATCCCTTGCAAAGAGGAAACCTTCTTCCAGTCGAATTAAGAGGATGAGACCGCTGCCCCGGCACAGCCAGGACGCACCAGAATCCCTCCCAAGGAACCCGGGGCCTGCCTAGGGTAACTTTCATTGTTCCCGGCCCCGTACTTTGCGCCCGGAGTTGGCGGTGATAGTCAGCCAAGTTCATGATCATCGTGTATACATCCTTCTGGTAATAAGGCCGTCCAAATATCAAGATCTCAGCCTCGCCGTCCGGGTCCCACTGATTAACGTGAAGCAGGGTCTGCGACACACACTCGACATGCGGGATGTGCTCTCCGCCCAGGCCTGCGCAGGAAGCAACGAGGTGCTGAGCAgtggggcctgggaggggaggcAGCGGGGGCCCGGATGCGAGCCAGAGCCGCGAAGAGGCTGCCTGGGCGCGGCCAGCCTGCGGTGAGGGGCGGCCTCGGCCTCACCGCTCGGGCCCGCTCACCGAAGATTGCTTCCACCAGCCAGGCCTCCAGGTGAATTGCCCTCGGACTCTTCAGGTACTCGGAGTGAAACCAGTAGGGCCGCTTGGTGAGGTTACCGAGCACCTCGAAGAGCGTCCCTTCTCGCTGTTCCAGCTGAACGAGCGTCGGAAACCGCTTGGGGGCGGCCATGCCACGGCGAGCCTCGCAGGGGGCTGTGGGTCCGCTGCCAATCGCCGGCCG containing:
- the KHDC3L gene encoding KH domain-containing protein 3, producing MAAPKRFPTLVQLEQREGTLFEVLGNLTKRPYWFHSEYLKSPRAIHLEAWLVEAIFGLGGEHIPHVECVSQTLLHVNQWDPDGEAEILIFGRPYYQKDVYTMIMNLADYHRQLRAQSTGPGTMKVTLGSEKPPAREAATQRSPSAVRQAATHLCPGEAREGGTQRFPGAVRQAATQRSPCAVRQTATQRSPGAVRQAATQRSPGAVRQAATQRSPGAARQAATQRSPGAVRQAATQRSPGAAREAATQPSPGAAREAATQRSPGAVRQAATQRSPGAAREAATQRSPGAAREAATQRSPGAAREAATQRSPGAAREAATQRSPGAAREAATQRSPGAAREAATQRSPGAAREAATQRFPEAIQGPVTRF